In Hevea brasiliensis isolate MT/VB/25A 57/8 chromosome 13, ASM3005281v1, whole genome shotgun sequence, a single genomic region encodes these proteins:
- the LOC110637438 gene encoding uncharacterized protein LOC110637438 isoform X2, which translates to MQPKKKNATDAQLSGEKFGSTTVKANNLSHGRQISPFVFYGSPHGVPPKRPISLLRLLREIRIDLAEQQKSNLRTEVWATFPRQNEAMNFAKEHGNVCVFSYQDHHNGQRRFLVSTYKEFWRRYKSMDSKFRHHYEVIQEGLPCHLYFDLEFSKRENAERHGDEMVDLLTSVILEALLEKYSIQGNLEWIVELDSSTAEKFSRHLIIRIPKAAFKDNSHAGAFVSEICSRISSARERDDGYEKLFVRKDSTSESPSQLFVDTAVYSRNRVFRLALSSKAGKSAVLLPTGRFKCKDMCEEDMFMASLICNMDADCEKLLVCKMDLDCVKTLHFDTETNHCSRRFNTSRGNDASTTYTTGKSPFPYLDNFVESIASIGSVSGKIRSWYWFSEYGLTVYSMSRNRYCERIGRQHKSNHVIYVVDLRRAIYYQKCHDPDCQGYRSPLRPIPINLIPDPSFSYDPVQVVHHMGLSNDNLEYQSVNNNCGGVLLYNDDHDTDNFTKDSWWLEAVKVADDIESKRKTVELSTVNNIDEDDNWWIAVERTASQAELMHF; encoded by the exons ATGCAACCAAAGAAGAAGAATGCAACGGATGCACAGCTCTCTGGGGAGAAA TTTGGTTCAACAACAGTTAAAGCAAACAACTTAAGCCATGGGAGGCAGATTTCTCCCTTTGTGTTTTATGGGTCTCCACATGGTGTTCCTCCAAAAAGGCCAATCAGTTTGTTGCGACTGCTACGTGAAATACGTATCGATCTTGCGGAACAACAAAAATCAAACTTGAG GACGGAAGTATGGGCTACATTTCCAAGGCAGAATGAAGCGATGAACTTTGCAAAAGAGCACGGGAATGTGTGTGTCTTTAGTTATCAAGATCACCATAACGGACAAAGAAGGTTCCTTGTTTCCACATACAAGGAGTTCTGGAGGAG GTACAAAagcatggattccaaatttcgcCACCATTATGAAGTGATTCAGGAG GGTTTACCATGCCACCTGTATTTTGATTTGGAGTTCAGCAAAAGAGAAAATGCAGAAAGACATGGAGATGAAATGGTTGATCTCTTGACATCAGTCATTCTAGAAGCATTACTTGAAAAATATTCTATTCAAGGAAACCTTGAGTGGATAGTGGAGCTCGATTCCTCCACTGCAG AAAAGTTCTCACGCCACTTGATCATCCGCATACCAAAGGCTGCTTTTAAGGACAACTCtcatgctggtgcatttgtttcaGAG ATATGCTCTCGGATCTCAAGTGCGAGGGAGAGAGATGATGGATATGAAAAACTATTTGTAAGAAAAGATTCAACTTCTGAATCTCCAAGCCAACTTTTTGTAGACACTGCTGTCTATTCTAGAAATCGTGTCTTTCGTTTAGCTTTGTCATCCAAGGCAGGAAAGAGTGCAGTCCTTCTACCAACTGGGCGCTTCAAATGTAAGGACATG TGTGAAGAAGACATGTTCATGGCTTCCTTGATCTGCAATATGGATGCTGATTGTGAGAAGCTTTTAGTCTGCAAAATGGACTTAGATTGTGTGAAGACCCTCCATTTTGATACAGAG ACAAATCATTGTTCTAGAAGGTTCAATACCTCTCGAGGAAATGATGCATCAACAACATACACAACTGGAAAGTCGCCATTCCCGTATTTGGACAATTTTGTAGAATCTATTGCCTCCATTGGAAGTGTATCAG GGAAAATCCGAAGCTGGTATTGGTTTTCAGAGTATGGATTGACGGTCTATAGCATGTCAAGAAATAGATATTGTGAACGAATTGGTAGACAGCATAAAAGCAATCACG TTATATATGTTGTTGACCTGAGAAGGGCCATTTATTATCAGAAATGTCACGATCCAGATTGCCAAG GTTACCGATCTCCCTTACGACCGATCCCGATAAATTTGATCCCTGATCCTTCATTTTCCTATGACCCAGTGCAAGTGGTACATCATATGGGATTATCAAATGATAACCTTGAGTATCAATCTGTTAACAACAATTGTGGAGGTGTTCTGCTTTACAATGATGACCATGATACAGACAACTTCACTAAAGATTCTTGGTGGCTTGAAGCTGTAAAAGTTGCCGATGATATAGAAAGCAAGCGGAAAACAGTGGAGCTTAGCACCGTG AACAACATTGATGAAGATGACAACTGGTGGATAGCTGTGGAAAGGACTGCTTCCCAAGCTGAGCTGATGCACTTTTAA
- the LOC110637438 gene encoding uncharacterized protein LOC110637438 isoform X1, giving the protein MSMKPMDDVDRLFECFKCGVSPPQSALRIRKRSKSKSKQGNEIHEVSPASGTPSPGSAMQPKKKNATDAQLSGEKFGSTTVKANNLSHGRQISPFVFYGSPHGVPPKRPISLLRLLREIRIDLAEQQKSNLRTEVWATFPRQNEAMNFAKEHGNVCVFSYQDHHNGQRRFLVSTYKEFWRRYKSMDSKFRHHYEVIQEGLPCHLYFDLEFSKRENAERHGDEMVDLLTSVILEALLEKYSIQGNLEWIVELDSSTAEKFSRHLIIRIPKAAFKDNSHAGAFVSEICSRISSARERDDGYEKLFVRKDSTSESPSQLFVDTAVYSRNRVFRLALSSKAGKSAVLLPTGRFKCKDMCEEDMFMASLICNMDADCEKLLVCKMDLDCVKTLHFDTETNHCSRRFNTSRGNDASTTYTTGKSPFPYLDNFVESIASIGSVSGKIRSWYWFSEYGLTVYSMSRNRYCERIGRQHKSNHVIYVVDLRRAIYYQKCHDPDCQGYRSPLRPIPINLIPDPSFSYDPVQVVHHMGLSNDNLEYQSVNNNCGGVLLYNDDHDTDNFTKDSWWLEAVKVADDIESKRKTVELSTVNNIDEDDNWWIAVERTASQAELMHF; this is encoded by the exons ATGTCAATGAAGCCGATGGACGACGTGGATCGGTTGTTTGAATGCTTCAAGTGTGGCGTCTCTCCTCCTC AATCTGCCCTAAGAATAAGAAAGAGAAGCAAGAGCAAATCTAAGCAAGGGAATGAAATACATGAAGTATCACCAGCTTCTGGTACTCCATCACCAGGATCAGCCATGCAACCAAAGAAGAAGAATGCAACGGATGCACAGCTCTCTGGGGAGAAA TTTGGTTCAACAACAGTTAAAGCAAACAACTTAAGCCATGGGAGGCAGATTTCTCCCTTTGTGTTTTATGGGTCTCCACATGGTGTTCCTCCAAAAAGGCCAATCAGTTTGTTGCGACTGCTACGTGAAATACGTATCGATCTTGCGGAACAACAAAAATCAAACTTGAG GACGGAAGTATGGGCTACATTTCCAAGGCAGAATGAAGCGATGAACTTTGCAAAAGAGCACGGGAATGTGTGTGTCTTTAGTTATCAAGATCACCATAACGGACAAAGAAGGTTCCTTGTTTCCACATACAAGGAGTTCTGGAGGAG GTACAAAagcatggattccaaatttcgcCACCATTATGAAGTGATTCAGGAG GGTTTACCATGCCACCTGTATTTTGATTTGGAGTTCAGCAAAAGAGAAAATGCAGAAAGACATGGAGATGAAATGGTTGATCTCTTGACATCAGTCATTCTAGAAGCATTACTTGAAAAATATTCTATTCAAGGAAACCTTGAGTGGATAGTGGAGCTCGATTCCTCCACTGCAG AAAAGTTCTCACGCCACTTGATCATCCGCATACCAAAGGCTGCTTTTAAGGACAACTCtcatgctggtgcatttgtttcaGAG ATATGCTCTCGGATCTCAAGTGCGAGGGAGAGAGATGATGGATATGAAAAACTATTTGTAAGAAAAGATTCAACTTCTGAATCTCCAAGCCAACTTTTTGTAGACACTGCTGTCTATTCTAGAAATCGTGTCTTTCGTTTAGCTTTGTCATCCAAGGCAGGAAAGAGTGCAGTCCTTCTACCAACTGGGCGCTTCAAATGTAAGGACATG TGTGAAGAAGACATGTTCATGGCTTCCTTGATCTGCAATATGGATGCTGATTGTGAGAAGCTTTTAGTCTGCAAAATGGACTTAGATTGTGTGAAGACCCTCCATTTTGATACAGAG ACAAATCATTGTTCTAGAAGGTTCAATACCTCTCGAGGAAATGATGCATCAACAACATACACAACTGGAAAGTCGCCATTCCCGTATTTGGACAATTTTGTAGAATCTATTGCCTCCATTGGAAGTGTATCAG GGAAAATCCGAAGCTGGTATTGGTTTTCAGAGTATGGATTGACGGTCTATAGCATGTCAAGAAATAGATATTGTGAACGAATTGGTAGACAGCATAAAAGCAATCACG TTATATATGTTGTTGACCTGAGAAGGGCCATTTATTATCAGAAATGTCACGATCCAGATTGCCAAG GTTACCGATCTCCCTTACGACCGATCCCGATAAATTTGATCCCTGATCCTTCATTTTCCTATGACCCAGTGCAAGTGGTACATCATATGGGATTATCAAATGATAACCTTGAGTATCAATCTGTTAACAACAATTGTGGAGGTGTTCTGCTTTACAATGATGACCATGATACAGACAACTTCACTAAAGATTCTTGGTGGCTTGAAGCTGTAAAAGTTGCCGATGATATAGAAAGCAAGCGGAAAACAGTGGAGCTTAGCACCGTG AACAACATTGATGAAGATGACAACTGGTGGATAGCTGTGGAAAGGACTGCTTCCCAAGCTGAGCTGATGCACTTTTAA